Proteins from a single region of Streptomyces sp. Tu 3180:
- a CDS encoding type II toxin-antitoxin system VapB family antitoxin → MIFKRIGNGRPYPDHGRESTRQWADVAPRPVRLDQLVTTKQQLDLETLLAEDSTFYGDLFAHVVKWQGDLYLEDGLHRAVRAALQQRQVLHARVLELD, encoded by the coding sequence GTGATCTTCAAGCGCATCGGAAACGGCCGGCCGTACCCCGACCACGGCCGGGAGAGCACCCGGCAGTGGGCGGACGTCGCGCCGCGCCCGGTCCGCCTCGATCAGCTCGTGACGACCAAGCAGCAGCTCGACCTCGAGACCCTCCTCGCCGAGGACTCGACCTTCTACGGCGACCTCTTCGCGCACGTCGTGAAGTGGCAGGGCGACCTGTACCTGGAGGACGGGCTGCACCGCGCGGTGCGGGCGGCGCTCCAGCAGCGGCAGGTGCTGCACGCCCGCGTCCTCGAGCTGGACTGA
- a CDS encoding siderophore-interacting protein, whose product MGQGRGWEGAVLKLLRAKDFRFTVTGAEDVTAAYRRVRFADGGMLAATGVHPTMWVRLWFDNAGRPHQRAYTLVDPDPAAGTFSLEFALHEGCASDWARAAKPGDTLEATVQGTGFEEPSPAPSHVFAVGDPASLPAINSLLGALGSAPATVWFEGTLDGLPWRADPERHEVREVPRREAGAALVERVRADLPELLRASVDPYVWIACDTATTRTLSAFVRKELGVPKQRTHALGYWRAG is encoded by the coding sequence ATGGGGCAGGGGCGGGGTTGGGAGGGCGCGGTCCTCAAACTGCTGCGCGCGAAGGACTTCCGGTTCACCGTGACGGGGGCCGAGGACGTCACCGCCGCGTACCGGCGGGTGCGCTTCGCCGACGGGGGGATGCTGGCGGCGACCGGGGTCCACCCCACGATGTGGGTGCGGCTGTGGTTCGACAACGCGGGCCGGCCGCACCAGCGGGCGTACACCCTGGTCGACCCGGACCCGGCGGCCGGCACCTTCAGCCTGGAGTTCGCGCTGCACGAGGGGTGCGCCAGCGACTGGGCGCGGGCGGCGAAGCCCGGGGACACCCTCGAGGCGACCGTGCAGGGCACGGGGTTCGAGGAGCCCAGCCCCGCCCCCTCCCACGTCTTCGCGGTCGGCGACCCGGCCTCGCTGCCGGCCATCAACTCGCTGCTCGGCGCGCTGGGTTCGGCTCCGGCGACCGTCTGGTTCGAGGGCACGCTCGACGGGCTGCCCTGGCGGGCCGACCCGGAGCGGCACGAGGTGCGCGAGGTGCCCCGGCGGGAGGCCGGGGCGGCGCTGGTCGAGCGGGTGCGGGCCGACCTGCCCGAGCTGCTGCGGGCCAGTGTGGACCCGTACGTCTGGATCGCCTGCGACACCGCGACCACCCGGACGCTGTCGGCGTTCGTCCGCAAGGAACTGGGCGTGCCCAAGCAGCGGACGCACGCGCTGGGGTACTGGCGCGCGGGCTGA
- the upp gene encoding uracil phosphoribosyltransferase, whose protein sequence is MRLHVVDHPLVAHKLTTLRDQRTDSATFRRLADELVTLLAYEATRDVRTEQVDIQTPVARTTGVKLSHPRPLVVPILRAGLGMLDGMVRLLPTAEVGFLGMIRNEETLQASTYATRMPEDLSGRQVYVLDPMLATGGTLVASIQELIKRGADDVTAVVLLAAPEGVEVMERELAGTPVTVVTASVDERLNELGYIVPGLGDAGDRMYGAAE, encoded by the coding sequence ATGCGTCTCCACGTCGTCGACCACCCCCTGGTCGCCCACAAGCTCACCACGCTGCGCGACCAGCGCACCGACTCCGCGACCTTCCGCCGTCTCGCCGACGAGCTGGTCACCCTGCTCGCCTACGAGGCCACGCGTGACGTGCGCACCGAGCAGGTCGACATCCAGACGCCGGTGGCGCGGACCACGGGGGTGAAGCTGTCCCACCCGCGCCCGCTGGTGGTGCCGATCCTGCGGGCCGGTCTCGGGATGCTGGACGGCATGGTCCGGCTGCTGCCGACCGCCGAGGTGGGTTTCCTCGGCATGATCCGCAACGAGGAGACGCTGCAGGCCTCGACGTACGCCACCCGGATGCCGGAGGACCTCTCCGGGCGTCAGGTGTACGTCCTGGACCCGATGCTCGCCACCGGCGGCACGCTGGTCGCGAGCATCCAGGAGCTGATCAAGCGCGGCGCGGACGACGTGACCGCCGTGGTGCTGCTGGCCGCGCCGGAGGGCGTCGAGGTCATGGAGCGCGAGCTGGCCGGCACCCCGGTGACGGTCGTGACGGCGTCGGTCGACGAGCGCCTCAACGAGCTGGGTTACATCGTGCCGGGCCTCGGCGACGCCGGGGACCGGATGTACGGGGCGGCCGAGTAG
- a CDS encoding LytR C-terminal domain-containing protein, protein MGGQYRITGDKYPRMRRPRRRGRLVVLTAASLAVLGAAGWGTLQLIDVFTGGDPASTAGTKAVCAVKASPVAVPKALPEPGTITVNVLNATTRGGLAQKTADELKERGFRIGEVANATKEYDKKVKSTGVLLGPDSALDTSLPVLGAQLAGAERRTDAARKGSEVDLIIGDAFRGLTKKTDADRALAALTEPEPAPTVKKGC, encoded by the coding sequence ATGGGCGGCCAGTACCGGATCACGGGTGACAAGTACCCGCGGATGCGCCGGCCCCGGCGGCGCGGCAGGCTCGTCGTCCTGACCGCCGCTTCGCTCGCCGTGCTCGGCGCCGCCGGCTGGGGCACGCTGCAGCTCATCGACGTGTTCACCGGCGGCGACCCCGCCTCCACGGCCGGCACCAAGGCCGTCTGCGCCGTCAAGGCGAGCCCCGTGGCCGTCCCGAAGGCCCTTCCCGAGCCCGGCACGATCACGGTCAACGTCCTCAACGCCACCACCCGCGGCGGTCTCGCCCAGAAGACCGCCGACGAGCTGAAGGAGCGCGGCTTCAGGATCGGCGAGGTCGCCAACGCGACCAAGGAGTACGACAAGAAGGTCAAGAGCACCGGTGTGCTGCTCGGGCCCGACTCCGCCCTCGACACCTCGCTGCCGGTGCTCGGCGCCCAGCTCGCCGGCGCCGAACGCCGCACCGACGCCGCCCGCAAGGGGAGCGAGGTCGACCTCATCATCGGCGACGCGTTCCGCGGTCTGACGAAGAAGACGGACGCCGACCGGGCCCTGGCCGCACTGACCGAGCCCGAGCCGGCGCCCACCGTGAAGAAGGGCTGCTGA